A genomic window from Phocoena sinus isolate mPhoSin1 chromosome 20, mPhoSin1.pri, whole genome shotgun sequence includes:
- the UNC13D gene encoding protein unc-13 homolog D isoform X2: MDPSHGGPGDEEGGPGAGPPGALLWEQIEPTSHHLSPEERALLYEEALYTVLYRLGQPEPTHVGESSELLRYLQEAFRMEPREHEQMLRQVQELEKPIFCLKATVKQAKGILGKDVSGFSDPYCLLGIEQGVGVPGDSPGLQPRQKAVVKHTIPEEQIHRTQVITQTLNPVWDETFILEFEDISNASFRLDMWDMDTVESVRQKLGELTDLHGLRRIFKEVRKDKGQDDFLGNVVLRLQDLHCREDQWYPLEPCTETYPDRGQCHLQFQFIHKRRATAASRSQPSYTVHLRLLQQLVSHEVTQHQAGSTSWNGLLSPQAATVLFLHSTQKDLSDFHQSMAPGQVSCGKEHAPLGQAEGFLSATGSGWPTAVSTRAWSSPAAASCTPSPASSTSGSRAGSRQSSTVLALQLEELAASFSSLLAYGLSLIRRFRSVFPLSVSDSPARLQSLLRVLVQMCKMKAFAELCPERGPLPLLVTEALQTGTTEWFHLKQQQYQPMVQGMLEAGKALLNLVQDIIGDLHQCQRTWSKIFHNVLKIDLFSMAFLELQWLVAKRVQDHIAVVSGTMTPEMGENLFQLYVSLKELYQLGLVLSERDGVLALDGFHHWFQPAIPSWLQKTYSVALERVQRSVQMDELVPLGELTKHSTSAVDLSTCFAQISHTAQQLDWPDPEEAFMITVKFVEDTCRLALVYCSLIKARARELSAGQKDQGQAANMLCVVVNDMEQLRLVIGKLPTQLAWEALEQRVGAVLEQGQLQNTLHAQLQGALAGLGHEIRTGVRTLAEQLEVGIAKHIWKLVGIKESVLPEDAVLPLMKFLEVKLCYMNTNLVQENFSSLLTLLWTHTLTVLAEVAASQRSCPLASSRLKIALQNLEICFYAEGCGLPPEALRTATFQALQRDLELQAASSRELIQKYFCSRIQQQAETTDEELGAVTVKASYRASEQKLHVELLSASSLLPLDSNGSSDPFVQLTLEPRHEFPELAPRETQKHKKDLHPLFDETFEFLVPAEPCQKDGACLLLTVLDHDTLGADDLEGEAFLPLCSVPGLTGTVEPGDVPQTRLPLTYPAPNGDPILQLLESRKGDREAQVFVRLRRQRAKQASQHAPWPGR, from the exons ATGGACCCGAGCCACGGCGGGCCAGGGGATGAGGAAGGTGGCCCGGGTGCCGGACCCCCGGGAGCCCTGCTGTGGGAACAG ATCGAGCCAACATCCCACCACCTGTCCCCTGAGGAG CGGGCCCTGCTCTACGAGGAAGCTCTCTACACGGTCCTGTACCGCCTGGGTCAGCCCGAGCCCACCCATGTCGGGGAGTCCTCTGAGCTGCTGCGATACCTGCAGGAG GCCTTCCGTATGGAGCCCAGGGAGCACGAGCAGATGCTGCGGCAGGTCCAGGAGCTCGAG AAACCAATATTCTGTCTGAAGGCCACGGTGAAACAAGCCAAGGGCATTCTGGGCAAGGATGTCAGTG ggtTCAGTGACCCCTATTGCCTGCTGGGCATCGAGCAGGGGGTGGGTGTGCCGGGGGACAGCCCTGGACTCCAGCCGCGGCAGAAGGCCGTGGTGAAGCACACCATCCCAGAGGAGCAGATCCACCGCACCCAGGTCATCACCCAGACACTCAACCCCGTCTGGGACGAGACCTTCATCCT GGAGTTTGAGGACATAAGCAATGCCAGCTTTCGTCTGGACATGTG GGACATGGACACCGTGGAGTCCGTCAGACAGAAGCTCGGGGAGCTCACAGATCTGCACGGGCTGCGAAG GATCTTTAAGGAGGTCCGGAAGGACAAAGGCCAGGATGACTTTCTGGGGAACGTGGTCCTGAGACTACAG GACCTGCACTGCCGGGAGGATCAGTGGTACCCGCTAGAGCCTTGCACGGAGACCTACCCGGATCGTGGTCAGTGTCACCTCCAGTTCCAGTTCATTCACAAGCGG AGAGCCACCGCGGCCAGCCGCTCGCAGCCCAGCTACACAGTGCACCTCCGCCTGCTGCAGCAGCTCGTGTCCCACGAGGTCACCCAGCACCAG GCGGGCAGCACCTCCTGGAACGGGTTGCTGAGCCCCCAGGCTGCCACCGTCCTCTTCCTCCACTCCACGCAGAAGGACCTGTCCGACTTCCACCAGTCCATGGC gccAGGCCAGGTGAGCTGTGGGAAGGAACATGCCCCACTTGGCCAGGCTGAGGGCTTCCTGTCTGCCACAGGCAGTGGCTGGCCTACAGCCGTCTCTACCAGAGCCTGGAGTTCCCCAGCAGCTGCCTCCTGTACCCCATCACCAGCATCGAGTACCAGTGGATCCAGGGCCGGCTCAAGGCAGAGCAG CACCGTCCTGGCCCTGCAGCTGGAGGAGCTGGCCGCCTCATTCAGCTCCCTGCTGGCCTATGGCCTCTCCCTCATCCGAAGGTTCCGCTCTGTCTTCCCCCTCTCCGTCTCCGACTCCCCAGCCCGGCTGCAGTCTCTCCTCAG GGTCCTGGTACAGATGTGCAAGATGAAAGCCTTTGCAGAACTGTGCCCCGAAAGaggccccctgcccctcctggtGACCGAGGCACTGCAG ACTGGCACCACTGAATGGTTCCACCTGAAGCAGCAGCAGTATCAGCCCATGGTGCAG GGCATGCTGGAGGCGGGCAAGGCCTTACTGAACCTGGTACAAGACATCATTGGCGACCTGCACCAGTGCCAGCGCACCTGGAGCAAGATCTTCCATAA TGTCCTCAAGATCGACCTCTTCTCCATGGCTTTCCTGGAGCTGCAATGGCTG GTGGCCAAGAGGGTGCAGGACCACATTGCTGTGGTGAGCGGTACCATGACCCCGGAGATGGGCGAAAATCTGTTCCAGCTCTACGTCAGCCTCAAGGAGCTCTACCAGCTGGGCCTGGTCCTCTCGGAGAG GGATGGCGTCCTGGCCCTGGACGGCTTCCACCACTGGTTCCAGCCGGCCATCCCCTCCTGGCTGCAGAAGACGTACAGCGTGGCCCTGGAGCGGGTGCAGCGCTCTGTGCAGATGGAcgag CTGGTGCCCCTGGGTGAACTGACCAAGCACAGCACATCGGCTGTGGACCTGTCCACCTGCTTTGCCCAGATCAGCCACACCGCCCAGCAGCTGGACTGGCCTGACCCAGAGGAGGCCTTCATGATCACCGTCAAGTTTGTGGAG GACACCTGTCGGCTGGCCCTCGTGTACTGCAGCCTGATAAAGGCCCGGGCCCGTGAGCTCTCTGCCGGCCAGAAGGACCAGGGCCAGGCAGCCAACATG CTGTGCGTGGTGGTGAATGACATGGAGCAGCTGCGGCTGGTGATCGGCAAGCTGCCCACCCAGCTGGCATGGGAGGCGCTGGAGCAGCGGGTAGGGGCCGTGCTGGAGCAGGGGCAGCTGCAGAACACGCTGCATGCCCAGCTGCAGGGCGccctggctgggctgggccaTGAGATCCGCACTGGCGTCCGCACCTTGGCCGAGCAG CTGGAGGTGGGCATTGCCAAGCACATCTGGAAACTCGTGGGCATCAAGGAATCCGTCCTGCCTGAGGAT gccgtTCTGCCCCTGATGAAGTTCCTGGAGGTGAAGCTCTGCTACATGAACACCAACTTGGTTCAGGAGAACTTCAGCAG CCTTCTGACCTTGCTGTGGACCCACACGCTCACGGTGCTGGCGGAGGTGGCCGCTTCCCAGCGGAGCTGCCCTCTGGCTTCTAGCAGGCTGAAGATCGCACTACAG AACCTGGAGATCTGCTTCTACGCAGAGGGCTGTGGCCTGCCGCCCGAGGCCCTGCGCACGGCCACCTTCCAG GCTCTGCAGAGGGACCTGGAGCTGCAGGCGGCCTCCAGCCGGGAACTCATCCAGAAGTACTTTTGCAGCCGCATCCAGCAGCAG GCAGAGACCACCGACGAGGAGCTCGGGGCCGTCACAGTCAAGGCCTCCTACCGCGCCTCCGAGCAGAAGCTGCACGTGGAGCTGCTCAGCGCCTCCAGCCTGCTGCCCCTGGACTCCAATG GCTCCAGCGACCCCTTTGTCCAGCTGACCTTGGAGCCCAGGCACGAGTTCCCTGAGCTGGCCCCCCGAGAGACCCAAAAGCACAAGAAGGACCTTCACCCACTGTTCGATGAGACCTTTGAATT CCTGGTGCCTGCTGAGCCGTGCCAGAAGGATGGGGCGTGCCTTCTGCTCACGGTGCTGGATCACGACACGCTGGGGGCTGATGACCTTGAAGGGGAGGCCTTCCTGCCGCTGTGCTCGGTGCCGGGCCTGACGGGGACTGTGGAGCCCGGCGACGTGCCTCAGACCCGCCTGCCCCTCACCTACCCTGCACCCAACG GGGATCCGATCCTGCAGCTGTTAGAGAGCCGGAAGGGGGACCGCGAGGCCCAGGTGTTTGTGCGGCTGCGGCGGCAGCGAGCCAAGCAGGCCTCCCAGCACGCCCCGTGGCCAGGGCGGTAG
- the UNC13D gene encoding protein unc-13 homolog D isoform X5, protein MEPREHEQMLRQVQELEKPIFCLKATVKQAKGILGKDVSGFSDPYCLLGIEQGVGVPGDSPGLQPRQKAVVKHTIPEEQIHRTQVITQTLNPVWDETFILEFEDISNASFRLDMWDMDTVESVRQKLGELTDLHGLRRIFKEVRKDKGQDDFLGNVVLRLQDLHCREDQWYPLEPCTETYPDRGQCHLQFQFIHKRRATAASRSQPSYTVHLRLLQQLVSHEVTQHQAGSTSWNGLLSPQAATVLFLHSTQKDLSDFHQSMAPGQVSCGKEHAPLGQAEGFLSATGSGWPTAVSTRAWSSPAAASCTPSPASSTSGSRAGSRQSSTVLALQLEELAASFSSLLAYGLSLIRRFRSVFPLSVSDSPARLQSLLRVLVQMCKMKAFAELCPERGPLPLLVTEALQTGTTEWFHLKQQQYQPMVQGMLEAGKALLNLVQDIIGDLHQCQRTWSKIFHNVLKIDLFSMAFLELQWLVAKRVQDHIAVVSGTMTPEMGENLFQLYVSLKELYQLGLVLSERDGVLALDGFHHWFQPAIPSWLQKTYSVALERVQRSVQMDELVPLGELTKHSTSAVDLSTCFAQISHTAQQLDWPDPEEAFMITVKFVEDTCRLALVYCSLIKARARELSAGQKDQGQAANMLCVVVNDMEQLRLVIGKLPTQLAWEALEQRVGAVLEQGQLQNTLHAQLQGALAGLGHEIRTGVRTLAEQLEVGIAKHIWKLVGIKESVLPEDAVLPLMKFLEVKLCYMNTNLVQENFSSLLTLLWTHTLTVLAEVAASQRSCPLASSRLKIALQNLEICFYAEGCGLPPEALRTATFQALQRDLELQAASSRELIQKYFCSRIQQQAETTDEELGAVTVKASYRASEQKLHVELLSASSLLPLDSNGSSDPFVQLTLEPRHEFPELAPRETQKHKKDLHPLFDETFEFLVPAEPCQKDGACLLLTVLDHDTLGADDLEGEAFLPLCSVPGLTGTVEPGDVPQTRLPLTYPAPNGDPILQLLESRKGDREAQVFVRLRRQRAKQASQHAPWPGR, encoded by the exons ATGGAGCCCAGGGAGCACGAGCAGATGCTGCGGCAGGTCCAGGAGCTCGAG AAACCAATATTCTGTCTGAAGGCCACGGTGAAACAAGCCAAGGGCATTCTGGGCAAGGATGTCAGTG ggtTCAGTGACCCCTATTGCCTGCTGGGCATCGAGCAGGGGGTGGGTGTGCCGGGGGACAGCCCTGGACTCCAGCCGCGGCAGAAGGCCGTGGTGAAGCACACCATCCCAGAGGAGCAGATCCACCGCACCCAGGTCATCACCCAGACACTCAACCCCGTCTGGGACGAGACCTTCATCCT GGAGTTTGAGGACATAAGCAATGCCAGCTTTCGTCTGGACATGTG GGACATGGACACCGTGGAGTCCGTCAGACAGAAGCTCGGGGAGCTCACAGATCTGCACGGGCTGCGAAG GATCTTTAAGGAGGTCCGGAAGGACAAAGGCCAGGATGACTTTCTGGGGAACGTGGTCCTGAGACTACAG GACCTGCACTGCCGGGAGGATCAGTGGTACCCGCTAGAGCCTTGCACGGAGACCTACCCGGATCGTGGTCAGTGTCACCTCCAGTTCCAGTTCATTCACAAGCGG AGAGCCACCGCGGCCAGCCGCTCGCAGCCCAGCTACACAGTGCACCTCCGCCTGCTGCAGCAGCTCGTGTCCCACGAGGTCACCCAGCACCAG GCGGGCAGCACCTCCTGGAACGGGTTGCTGAGCCCCCAGGCTGCCACCGTCCTCTTCCTCCACTCCACGCAGAAGGACCTGTCCGACTTCCACCAGTCCATGGC gccAGGCCAGGTGAGCTGTGGGAAGGAACATGCCCCACTTGGCCAGGCTGAGGGCTTCCTGTCTGCCACAGGCAGTGGCTGGCCTACAGCCGTCTCTACCAGAGCCTGGAGTTCCCCAGCAGCTGCCTCCTGTACCCCATCACCAGCATCGAGTACCAGTGGATCCAGGGCCGGCTCAAGGCAGAGCAG CACCGTCCTGGCCCTGCAGCTGGAGGAGCTGGCCGCCTCATTCAGCTCCCTGCTGGCCTATGGCCTCTCCCTCATCCGAAGGTTCCGCTCTGTCTTCCCCCTCTCCGTCTCCGACTCCCCAGCCCGGCTGCAGTCTCTCCTCAG GGTCCTGGTACAGATGTGCAAGATGAAAGCCTTTGCAGAACTGTGCCCCGAAAGaggccccctgcccctcctggtGACCGAGGCACTGCAG ACTGGCACCACTGAATGGTTCCACCTGAAGCAGCAGCAGTATCAGCCCATGGTGCAG GGCATGCTGGAGGCGGGCAAGGCCTTACTGAACCTGGTACAAGACATCATTGGCGACCTGCACCAGTGCCAGCGCACCTGGAGCAAGATCTTCCATAA TGTCCTCAAGATCGACCTCTTCTCCATGGCTTTCCTGGAGCTGCAATGGCTG GTGGCCAAGAGGGTGCAGGACCACATTGCTGTGGTGAGCGGTACCATGACCCCGGAGATGGGCGAAAATCTGTTCCAGCTCTACGTCAGCCTCAAGGAGCTCTACCAGCTGGGCCTGGTCCTCTCGGAGAG GGATGGCGTCCTGGCCCTGGACGGCTTCCACCACTGGTTCCAGCCGGCCATCCCCTCCTGGCTGCAGAAGACGTACAGCGTGGCCCTGGAGCGGGTGCAGCGCTCTGTGCAGATGGAcgag CTGGTGCCCCTGGGTGAACTGACCAAGCACAGCACATCGGCTGTGGACCTGTCCACCTGCTTTGCCCAGATCAGCCACACCGCCCAGCAGCTGGACTGGCCTGACCCAGAGGAGGCCTTCATGATCACCGTCAAGTTTGTGGAG GACACCTGTCGGCTGGCCCTCGTGTACTGCAGCCTGATAAAGGCCCGGGCCCGTGAGCTCTCTGCCGGCCAGAAGGACCAGGGCCAGGCAGCCAACATG CTGTGCGTGGTGGTGAATGACATGGAGCAGCTGCGGCTGGTGATCGGCAAGCTGCCCACCCAGCTGGCATGGGAGGCGCTGGAGCAGCGGGTAGGGGCCGTGCTGGAGCAGGGGCAGCTGCAGAACACGCTGCATGCCCAGCTGCAGGGCGccctggctgggctgggccaTGAGATCCGCACTGGCGTCCGCACCTTGGCCGAGCAG CTGGAGGTGGGCATTGCCAAGCACATCTGGAAACTCGTGGGCATCAAGGAATCCGTCCTGCCTGAGGAT gccgtTCTGCCCCTGATGAAGTTCCTGGAGGTGAAGCTCTGCTACATGAACACCAACTTGGTTCAGGAGAACTTCAGCAG CCTTCTGACCTTGCTGTGGACCCACACGCTCACGGTGCTGGCGGAGGTGGCCGCTTCCCAGCGGAGCTGCCCTCTGGCTTCTAGCAGGCTGAAGATCGCACTACAG AACCTGGAGATCTGCTTCTACGCAGAGGGCTGTGGCCTGCCGCCCGAGGCCCTGCGCACGGCCACCTTCCAG GCTCTGCAGAGGGACCTGGAGCTGCAGGCGGCCTCCAGCCGGGAACTCATCCAGAAGTACTTTTGCAGCCGCATCCAGCAGCAG GCAGAGACCACCGACGAGGAGCTCGGGGCCGTCACAGTCAAGGCCTCCTACCGCGCCTCCGAGCAGAAGCTGCACGTGGAGCTGCTCAGCGCCTCCAGCCTGCTGCCCCTGGACTCCAATG GCTCCAGCGACCCCTTTGTCCAGCTGACCTTGGAGCCCAGGCACGAGTTCCCTGAGCTGGCCCCCCGAGAGACCCAAAAGCACAAGAAGGACCTTCACCCACTGTTCGATGAGACCTTTGAATT CCTGGTGCCTGCTGAGCCGTGCCAGAAGGATGGGGCGTGCCTTCTGCTCACGGTGCTGGATCACGACACGCTGGGGGCTGATGACCTTGAAGGGGAGGCCTTCCTGCCGCTGTGCTCGGTGCCGGGCCTGACGGGGACTGTGGAGCCCGGCGACGTGCCTCAGACCCGCCTGCCCCTCACCTACCCTGCACCCAACG GGGATCCGATCCTGCAGCTGTTAGAGAGCCGGAAGGGGGACCGCGAGGCCCAGGTGTTTGTGCGGCTGCGGCGGCAGCGAGCCAAGCAGGCCTCCCAGCACGCCCCGTGGCCAGGGCGGTAG